In a single window of the Necator americanus strain Aroian chromosome X, whole genome shotgun sequence genome:
- a CDS encoding hypothetical protein (NECATOR_CHRX.G25099.T1) — MQKTRISKSVKRDLIHTVSKLIELSQKMTVCLTFIDIKKAFSSIENEAFMEALYNQDVITQPIKAFRELYSNITPGISPFFKNIIFDLKREVQQDGTLSPKVSTATLENAIRRLEWSGTRE; from the coding sequence ATGCAAAAAACCAGAATTTCGAAAAGTGTTAAGCGCGATctcattcacactgtttcgaagcTTATCGAACTATCGCAAAAGATGACGGTATGTCTCACATTCATCGACATAAAGAAGGCCTTCAGCTCAATTGAGAATGAAGCATTCATGGAAGCCTTGTACAACCAAGACGTCATAACTCAGCCCATAAAGGCatttcgagagttgtacagtaacatTACgcccggaatttcgccattcttcaaaaatatcatcTTCGACTTGAAGAGAGAGGTCCAACAAGATGGTACACTCTCACCTAAAGTATCAAcggccactctcgagaacgcaatcCGAAGGCTGGAATGGAGTGGAACACGGGAGTGA